One genomic region from Myxocyprinus asiaticus isolate MX2 ecotype Aquarium Trade chromosome 27, UBuf_Myxa_2, whole genome shotgun sequence encodes:
- the ndufa1 gene encoding NADH dehydrogenase [ubiquinone] 1 alpha subcomplex subunit 1, with protein MWYEILPGFAIMTVCLIIPGVATAQIHKFTNSGKEKRIARVPYHWYLMERDKRVSGAGVHYQSKGLENIK; from the exons ATGTGGTATGAAATATTGCCCGGTTTCGCTATTATGACGGTTTGTCTGATCATTCCTGGTGTAGCGACTGCTCAGATACACAAGTTCACAAACAGTGGGAAG GAAAAGAGGATTGCACGGGTCCCTTATCATTGGTATTTGATGGAGAGAGACAAGAGAGTGTCTGGGGCAGGCGTACATTACCAATCAAAG GGACTTGAAAACATCAAGTGA